A region from the Inhella inkyongensis genome encodes:
- the lpxC gene encoding UDP-3-O-acyl-N-acetylglucosamine deacetylase, with protein sequence MLAQRTIQSITRAVGVGIHSGRKVELVLRPAPVNTGLVFRRTDLAQPVEIPVNPQAVCDTRMATTISPGGDPGAPKVQTIEHLLSACAGLGLDNLYIDISADEVPILDGSAASFVYLLQSAGLQEQSFPKRFLRVKKTVEVRRGEGKRLMWARLQPLHGYTLTFEIEFDNPAVAATGSHYTFDMGSGAYKKEIARARTFGMTSDIELMRSRGLTLGGNMDNAIVVDDYKVLNAEGLRYDDEFVKHKILDAIGDMQVAGHPLLAAYTSFKGGHALNNELLRALLADPEAWEIVEFHHAKDAPAGFAELPPAW encoded by the coding sequence ATGCTGGCTCAAAGAACCATTCAATCCATCACCCGCGCCGTCGGCGTGGGCATCCACAGCGGTCGCAAGGTCGAATTGGTGCTGCGCCCGGCGCCGGTGAATACCGGCCTGGTGTTTCGCCGCACCGATCTGGCCCAGCCGGTCGAGATTCCGGTGAATCCGCAGGCCGTGTGCGACACCCGCATGGCCACCACCATCAGCCCGGGTGGCGATCCCGGCGCCCCCAAGGTGCAGACCATCGAGCACCTGCTCAGCGCCTGTGCTGGATTGGGGCTGGACAACCTTTACATCGACATCAGCGCCGACGAGGTGCCCATCCTGGATGGTTCGGCGGCCAGCTTTGTTTATTTGCTGCAGTCGGCGGGCTTGCAAGAGCAGAGCTTCCCCAAGCGCTTCTTGCGCGTGAAGAAGACGGTGGAGGTTCGGCGAGGCGAAGGCAAGCGTCTGATGTGGGCGCGTCTGCAACCCCTGCACGGCTACACCCTGACCTTCGAGATCGAGTTCGACAACCCCGCCGTGGCCGCCACCGGCAGCCACTACACCTTCGACATGGGCTCCGGCGCCTATAAGAAGGAAATTGCCCGCGCCCGGACCTTTGGCATGACCAGCGACATCGAGCTGATGCGCTCGCGCGGCCTGACCCTGGGCGGCAATATGGACAACGCCATCGTCGTCGACGACTACAAGGTCCTGAACGCCGAGGGCCTGCGCTATGACGACGAGTTCGTGAAGCACAAGATCCTTGATGCCATCGGCGACATGCAGGTGGCCGGGCACCCCTTGCTGGCGGCCTACACCAGCTTCAAGGGCGGTCATGCCCTGAACAACGAGCTGCTGCGTGCCTTGCTGGCCGATCCCGAGGCCTGGGAAATCGTCGAGTTTCACCACGCCAAAGATGCGCCGGCCGGCTTTGCCGAGTTGCCGCCGGCTTGGTGA
- the ftsZ gene encoding cell division protein FtsZ: MAIEMIEEFNQGTRIKVIGVGGGGGNAVDHMIDQHVQGVEFIAANTDAQALNQSRADHVIQLGRSGLGAGAIPERGKEAAHEAEDRLREVLDGTDLLFITAGMGGGTGTGAAPVIAKVAKDMGILTVGVVTRPFDFEGSRRNKQAESGLAELEANVDSLIVVLNDRLLDVLGDDATQEQAFAFGNDVLKNAVGGISDVIHLPGLVNLDFQDVRTVMQEPGKALMGTAQAGGPDRATKAAEQAMACPLLDGINLTGARGVLVLIAASRNTFKLAESRAAMNAIKRLAHEDAHVIYGTAYDDSLGDQLRVTVIATGLSGGQQQRERVAERPPMTVIRTGTDNLPILTQAVASTAMGAQAAAQTTMGVGTPAGDFGQRDMPSVWRFGRAAQKVDALSASGLDDIEIPAFLRRQAD, encoded by the coding sequence ATGGCCATCGAAATGATCGAAGAGTTCAACCAAGGTACGCGCATCAAGGTCATCGGCGTGGGGGGCGGCGGCGGCAATGCCGTTGACCACATGATTGACCAGCACGTGCAGGGCGTCGAATTCATTGCTGCCAATACCGATGCGCAGGCGCTCAATCAAAGCCGCGCGGACCACGTGATCCAGCTCGGCCGCAGCGGCTTGGGCGCCGGCGCCATCCCCGAGCGCGGCAAGGAAGCCGCGCACGAAGCCGAAGATCGGCTGCGTGAAGTGCTGGACGGCACCGACCTGCTCTTCATCACGGCCGGCATGGGCGGCGGCACCGGCACCGGCGCGGCGCCGGTGATCGCCAAGGTGGCCAAGGACATGGGCATCTTGACGGTGGGTGTCGTGACCCGCCCCTTCGACTTCGAGGGTTCGCGCCGCAACAAGCAGGCCGAGAGCGGCCTGGCGGAGCTCGAAGCCAATGTCGACTCCCTGATCGTGGTGTTGAACGACCGCCTGCTGGATGTGCTGGGCGACGACGCCACGCAGGAGCAGGCCTTCGCCTTTGGCAACGATGTGCTGAAGAACGCCGTGGGCGGCATCTCGGATGTGATTCATTTGCCCGGCCTGGTGAACCTGGACTTCCAGGACGTGCGCACGGTGATGCAAGAGCCGGGCAAGGCCTTGATGGGCACGGCCCAGGCCGGCGGCCCGGACCGCGCCACCAAGGCCGCTGAGCAGGCCATGGCCTGCCCGCTGCTGGACGGCATCAACCTGACCGGTGCGCGCGGCGTGCTGGTGCTGATTGCCGCCTCGCGCAACACCTTCAAGCTGGCCGAGTCCCGTGCTGCCATGAACGCCATCAAGCGTCTGGCCCACGAAGATGCCCATGTCATCTACGGCACCGCCTACGACGACAGCCTGGGTGACCAGCTGCGCGTGACGGTGATCGCCACCGGCCTGAGCGGCGGTCAGCAGCAACGTGAGCGTGTGGCTGAGCGCCCGCCGATGACCGTGATCCGTACCGGCACCGACAACCTGCCCATCCTGACCCAGGCGGTGGCCAGCACGGCCATGGGCGCCCAGGCTGCCGCACAGACCACGATGGGCGTGGGCACCCCGGCGGGTGATTTCGGCCAGCGCGACATGCCGAGCGTCTGGCGCTTTGGCCGCGCCGCGCAGAAGGTCGATGCCTTGTCGGCCTCGGGCCTGGACGACATCGAGATTCCCGCTTTCCTGCGCCGCCAGGCCGATTGA
- the ftsA gene encoding cell division protein FtsA has product MAKEYKDLVVGLDIGTSKIMAVVGEVMPGGELRLAGLGLAPSHGLKRGVVVNIDATVQAIQQALKEAEMMADCKITRVFTGITGSHIRGQNSTGMVIVRDKEVTPVDVARVVETAKAINIPNDQRLLLVEPQEFVIDGHEVKEPIGMSGGRLEVKVHIVTGAQSAAENIIKCVRRCGLEVEQLVLNPSASSLAALTADERELGVALVDIGAGTTDVAIFTGGSIRHTAVIPIAGDLITSDIAMALRTPTKDAEEIKVEFGVAKQMLADPQAQLEVPGLGDRAPRMLSKQALAGVIEPRVEEIFALVHQVIRESGYEELLSSGIVLAGGSAVMPGMIELAEDMFLKPVRRGNPTYSGALFDMVANPRSSTVMGLLEEARLARTRGFKAAQQAGSMKTLMHRFKDWFAGTF; this is encoded by the coding sequence ATGGCCAAGGAATACAAAGATCTGGTGGTCGGCCTGGATATTGGTACGTCCAAGATCATGGCCGTGGTCGGAGAGGTGATGCCGGGCGGCGAATTGCGCTTGGCGGGCTTGGGGCTGGCGCCATCCCACGGTTTGAAGCGCGGGGTGGTGGTGAACATCGACGCCACGGTGCAGGCGATTCAGCAGGCGCTGAAAGAAGCCGAAATGATGGCAGATTGCAAAATCACCCGGGTTTTCACGGGGATCACTGGCAGCCATATTCGCGGGCAAAACTCTACCGGCATGGTCATCGTGCGTGACAAAGAAGTCACACCGGTGGATGTGGCGCGGGTGGTGGAAACCGCCAAGGCCATCAATATCCCGAATGATCAGCGCCTGCTGCTGGTGGAGCCGCAGGAGTTTGTGATCGATGGCCACGAGGTCAAAGAACCCATTGGAATGAGCGGTGGGCGCCTGGAGGTCAAGGTGCATATCGTGACCGGGGCTCAATCGGCGGCGGAAAACATCATCAAGTGCGTGCGCCGCTGTGGTCTGGAAGTTGAGCAGTTGGTGCTCAATCCCAGCGCGAGCAGTTTGGCCGCGCTCACCGCCGACGAGCGGGAATTGGGCGTGGCGCTGGTCGACATTGGGGCCGGCACCACCGATGTGGCGATCTTCACCGGCGGCTCCATCCGTCATACCGCCGTCATTCCGATCGCAGGTGACCTCATCACCTCCGATATCGCGATGGCCCTGCGCACCCCGACCAAGGATGCTGAGGAAATCAAGGTGGAGTTTGGGGTGGCCAAGCAAATGCTGGCCGACCCCCAGGCCCAATTGGAAGTGCCGGGTTTGGGTGATCGGGCGCCGCGGATGCTTTCAAAACAAGCACTTGCAGGGGTTATTGAACCCCGTGTCGAAGAAATCTTTGCGCTCGTGCATCAAGTCATTCGTGAGTCCGGGTACGAAGAGTTACTCAGTTCCGGCATCGTGTTGGCGGGTGGCTCAGCAGTCATGCCGGGGATGATCGAATTGGCTGAGGACATGTTCCTCAAACCCGTTCGACGCGGCAACCCGACGTATAGCGGGGCACTTTTCGACATGGTGGCCAATCCGCGTTCCAGCACGGTCATGGGTTTGCTGGAAGAGGCCCGCCTGGCCCGCACCCGAGGTTTTAAGGCGGCGCAGCAGGCGGGCTCCATGAAAACCCTGATGCATCGCTTCAAGGACTGGTTTGCCGGGACTTTCTGA
- a CDS encoding cell division protein FtsQ/DivIB, with translation MADAASIDSLPSDIRWMKLAAPVLAGLAVLLMLTAGALWLAKRPVFEWRQIRIEGDVERNSLATLRANAMPHLEGNFLSMNLARARAAFEAAPWVRRATVQRVWPGQLRVVLEEHRAVALWDGRGDWGEPAPERALLNSHGEVFQANLGDVEDDGLPQFSGPHGSAPTVMRLWQQLQGPSQSLGETVVKLELSGRGSWRLAWESGAQIELGRGSEDELLARYRQFLPHALAVAKRFQTTVASADLRHTDGYALRLAGIGTTPVNQKTKRKP, from the coding sequence ATGGCTGACGCCGCCTCCATCGACAGCCTGCCCAGCGACATCCGCTGGATGAAGCTGGCCGCGCCTGTGTTGGCGGGGCTGGCCGTGCTGTTGATGCTGACGGCCGGGGCGCTGTGGCTGGCCAAGCGTCCGGTGTTTGAGTGGCGCCAGATTCGCATCGAGGGCGATGTCGAGCGCAACAGCCTGGCAACCCTGCGGGCCAATGCCATGCCGCATCTGGAGGGCAACTTCCTGAGCATGAATTTGGCGCGCGCGCGGGCTGCCTTTGAAGCCGCCCCCTGGGTGCGCCGCGCCACCGTGCAACGCGTGTGGCCGGGTCAGCTGCGGGTGGTGCTGGAAGAACACCGCGCCGTAGCGCTGTGGGACGGCCGGGGCGATTGGGGCGAGCCGGCTCCCGAGCGCGCCTTGCTGAACAGCCACGGCGAGGTTTTTCAGGCCAATCTGGGTGATGTGGAAGACGACGGCCTGCCGCAGTTCTCCGGGCCGCATGGCAGTGCGCCCACAGTGATGCGTCTGTGGCAGCAACTTCAAGGCCCCAGCCAAAGCCTGGGCGAGACCGTGGTCAAGCTGGAGCTCTCGGGTCGCGGCAGCTGGCGCCTGGCTTGGGAGAGCGGGGCCCAGATCGAGCTCGGACGTGGCAGCGAAGACGAGTTGCTGGCGCGCTACCGACAGTTTTTGCCCCATGCGCTGGCCGTGGCCAAGCGTTTCCAAACCACAGTGGCTTCGGCCGATTTACGCCATACCGACGGTTATGCCCTGCGCTTGGCGGGTATCGGCACCACCCCAGTCAATCAAAAAACCAAGAGGAAACCCTAG
- a CDS encoding D-alanine--D-alanine ligase — MSFDLSSIDVKALGKVAVLFGGSSAERPVSLMSGSGVLAALQAVGVDAHAFDPAERALQDLKTEGFARAFIALHGRGGEDGTLQGALECLGLPYTGSGVTASAVAMDKTMTKRIWLAEGLSTPRHLALSRAELTRERVRTIPDELGLPVMVKPPHEGSSIGISKAKGYSEMQGAVELALGFDDELLFEECIEGPELTCAVLGDGALAQALPVVEIRAVGGDYNYENKYITDSTEYLFGTLPAALEAQIQAEVLKAYRLLGCRGWGRADIMLRKSDMKPFLLEMNTSPGMTSHSLVPKAAAQVGLAYPQLCLWLLAQARLDKKA, encoded by the coding sequence ATGAGCTTCGATCTGTCCTCCATCGATGTGAAAGCCCTGGGCAAGGTGGCCGTGCTGTTTGGCGGCAGCAGCGCCGAGCGCCCGGTGTCCCTGATGAGCGGCAGCGGTGTGCTGGCCGCCCTGCAGGCTGTGGGCGTCGATGCCCATGCCTTCGATCCGGCCGAGCGCGCACTGCAAGACTTGAAGACCGAGGGCTTTGCCCGCGCCTTCATCGCCTTGCACGGACGCGGTGGTGAGGACGGCACCCTGCAAGGCGCCCTGGAGTGCTTGGGCCTGCCTTACACCGGCTCGGGCGTCACGGCCTCGGCGGTGGCCATGGACAAGACCATGACCAAGCGCATCTGGCTGGCCGAAGGCCTCTCCACCCCGCGCCATCTGGCCTTGAGCCGCGCTGAACTCACGCGCGAGCGCGTGCGCACCATCCCCGACGAACTGGGCCTGCCCGTCATGGTCAAGCCGCCGCACGAGGGCAGCTCGATCGGCATCAGCAAGGCCAAGGGCTATTCGGAAATGCAGGGCGCGGTGGAACTGGCACTGGGCTTCGACGACGAGTTGCTGTTCGAGGAATGCATCGAAGGCCCCGAGCTCACTTGCGCGGTGCTGGGTGACGGGGCGCTGGCGCAGGCCCTGCCCGTGGTCGAGATCCGCGCGGTCGGTGGCGACTACAACTACGAAAACAAGTACATCACCGACAGCACCGAATACCTGTTTGGCACCCTGCCGGCCGCGCTGGAAGCACAGATCCAGGCCGAGGTGCTGAAGGCCTACCGCCTGCTGGGCTGCCGCGGCTGGGGCCGGGCCGACATCATGCTGCGCAAGTCCGACATGAAGCCCTTCCTGCTGGAGATGAACACCAGCCCGGGCATGACCAGTCATTCCTTGGTGCCCAAGGCCGCCGCCCAGGTGGGCCTGGCCTATCCGCAGCTCTGTCTGTGGTTGCTCGCGCAAGCCCGTTTGGACAAGAAGGCCTGA
- the murC gene encoding UDP-N-acetylmuramate--L-alanine ligase, with protein sequence MKHAVKHIHFVGVGGAGMSGIAEILHNLGFTVSGSDAHASAVTERLAGLGLKVFIGHAAEQIAGAQAVVTSTAVKADNPEVLAARAARVPVVPRAVMLAELMRLKSGIAIAGTHGKTTTTSLVTSILVEAGMDPTFVIGGLLNAAGANSALGKGDFIVVEADESDASFLNLSPVLSVVTNIDQDHMDTYGHSVERLHQAFVDFLHRMPFYGAAVVCGDDPGVAAIVGRIERPLVRYGLSEDCQVRAVDVQALAGGQMRFTCQRRNGVQMPDLQVTLNLPGEHNVRNALAAIAIATELELDDAAIARALAKFEGVGRRFQRRGQWPARDGGEFLLIDDYGHHPVEMAAVLSAARGAFPGQRIVLAFQPHRYTRTRDCFEDFVHVMGQADAVLLTEVYSAGEAPIPAADGRALARALRLGGKEPLFVPEVADMPAALAAMTQAGDVVIGMGAGSMNSLPGRVAEHFSKN encoded by the coding sequence ATGAAACATGCGGTCAAGCACATCCACTTCGTCGGCGTCGGCGGCGCGGGCATGTCCGGCATCGCCGAGATCCTGCACAACCTGGGCTTCACGGTCAGCGGCAGCGACGCCCATGCCAGTGCGGTGACGGAGCGCCTGGCCGGCCTGGGCCTGAAAGTCTTCATCGGCCACGCGGCCGAGCAGATCGCGGGCGCGCAGGCCGTGGTCACCTCCACAGCCGTCAAGGCCGACAACCCCGAGGTGCTGGCCGCCCGCGCTGCCCGGGTGCCGGTGGTGCCGCGTGCGGTGATGCTGGCGGAGCTGATGCGCCTGAAGTCCGGCATCGCCATCGCCGGCACGCACGGCAAGACCACCACGACTTCGCTGGTGACGTCCATCCTGGTCGAGGCGGGCATGGACCCGACCTTCGTGATCGGTGGCCTGCTCAATGCGGCCGGGGCCAACTCGGCCTTGGGCAAGGGTGACTTCATCGTGGTCGAGGCCGACGAGAGCGATGCCTCCTTCCTGAACCTGAGCCCGGTGCTCTCGGTCGTGACCAATATCGACCAGGACCACATGGACACCTATGGGCACTCGGTGGAGCGCCTGCACCAGGCCTTCGTCGACTTCCTGCACCGCATGCCCTTCTATGGCGCAGCCGTGGTCTGCGGCGACGACCCCGGTGTGGCCGCCATCGTCGGCCGCATTGAGCGCCCGCTGGTGCGCTATGGCCTGAGCGAGGACTGCCAGGTGCGTGCGGTGGACGTACAGGCCCTGGCCGGGGGGCAGATGCGCTTCACCTGCCAGCGCCGCAACGGGGTGCAGATGCCCGACCTGCAGGTCACCTTGAACCTGCCCGGTGAACACAATGTGCGCAATGCCTTGGCCGCCATTGCCATTGCGACCGAACTGGAACTGGACGACGCGGCGATTGCCCGCGCCCTGGCCAAGTTCGAGGGTGTGGGCCGGCGCTTCCAGCGCCGCGGCCAGTGGCCTGCCCGCGACGGCGGCGAGTTCCTTTTGATCGACGACTACGGCCACCATCCGGTGGAGATGGCGGCGGTGCTGTCGGCTGCGCGCGGCGCCTTCCCGGGCCAGCGCATCGTGCTCGCCTTTCAGCCCCATCGCTACACCCGCACGCGCGATTGCTTCGAAGACTTCGTGCACGTGATGGGCCAGGCCGACGCGGTGCTGCTGACCGAGGTCTACAGCGCCGGCGAGGCGCCCATTCCGGCCGCCGACGGCCGTGCGCTGGCACGCGCACTGCGCCTGGGCGGCAAGGAGCCGCTCTTCGTCCCCGAGGTGGCCGACATGCCCGCCGCGCTGGCCGCCATGACGCAGGCCGGCGACGTGGTCATCGGCATGGGCGCGGGTTCGATGAACAGCCTGCCTGGCCGCGTGGCCGAACACTTTTCCAAAAACTGA
- the murG gene encoding undecaprenyldiphospho-muramoylpentapeptide beta-N-acetylglucosaminyltransferase: protein MSRKHLVIMAAGTGGHIIPGLALAAEIKARGWTVSWLGTQTGMENQLVPKAGIELDRIAFSGLRGKNMVQTLLGGLRLLKAFWDCRAILKRRKADAVLGMGGYVCFPGGMMASWLNKPLVLVNADAGLLLSNKALLPLADRVAFGFDGSAVRGLQNGLVTGNPVRAAIECLDPPAQRYAGRTGPLRVLVVGGSLGARALNQALPAALALLEPAQRPHLLHQTGNANLAEVQADYDERGIKVDVRPFIDDMAGELAAADLVICRAGAITVSELCAAGVAAVLVPLVVSTTAHQRDNAEHLAGLQAAIHLPQAEATPERVAQLLRELTRERCLQLAQAARAQHRAGAAQRVADQIEALVAKENR from the coding sequence ATGAGCCGTAAGCATCTCGTCATCATGGCCGCCGGCACCGGCGGCCACATCATCCCGGGGCTGGCACTTGCGGCCGAGATCAAGGCTCGGGGCTGGACGGTCAGCTGGCTGGGCACCCAGACCGGCATGGAAAACCAGCTGGTGCCCAAGGCGGGCATCGAGCTCGACCGAATCGCCTTCAGCGGCCTGCGTGGCAAGAACATGGTGCAGACCCTGCTGGGTGGCCTGCGCCTGCTCAAGGCGTTCTGGGATTGCCGCGCCATCCTGAAAAGGCGCAAGGCCGACGCCGTGCTGGGCATGGGAGGCTATGTCTGCTTCCCTGGCGGGATGATGGCTTCCTGGCTGAACAAGCCGCTAGTGCTGGTGAATGCCGACGCTGGCCTGTTGCTCTCCAACAAGGCCTTGCTGCCCCTGGCCGACCGCGTTGCCTTTGGCTTTGACGGCAGCGCGGTGCGCGGCCTGCAAAACGGCTTGGTCACGGGCAACCCGGTGCGTGCGGCGATCGAATGCCTGGACCCCCCGGCCCAGCGCTATGCCGGGCGCACTGGCCCTTTGCGCGTGCTGGTGGTGGGCGGCTCGCTGGGTGCGCGAGCGCTCAACCAAGCCCTGCCAGCCGCACTGGCCCTGCTGGAGCCGGCGCAGCGGCCGCACCTCTTGCACCAGACCGGCAATGCCAACCTGGCCGAGGTGCAGGCCGACTACGACGAGCGCGGCATTAAGGTGGACGTACGCCCCTTCATCGATGACATGGCGGGCGAACTGGCCGCCGCCGATCTGGTGATTTGCCGTGCCGGCGCCATCACGGTCAGCGAGTTGTGCGCCGCCGGCGTGGCGGCGGTGCTGGTGCCCCTGGTGGTGAGCACCACCGCGCACCAGCGCGACAACGCCGAGCACTTGGCCGGCTTGCAGGCCGCCATCCACCTGCCGCAGGCCGAGGCCACGCCCGAGCGCGTGGCCCAACTGCTGCGTGAACTCACGCGCGAGCGCTGCCTGCAACTGGCGCAGGCCGCCCGCGCTCAACACCGGGCCGGCGCGGCACAGCGCGTGGCCGATCAGATTGAGGCCCTGGTGGCCAAGGAGAACCGCTGA
- the ftsW gene encoding putative lipid II flippase FtsW has translation MNFAGLWTKLRGAGGEGLTLPVRDGVPIHSTQVSRAHGFDLLLVWVVICLLCLGLVMVYSASIALPDSPKFARYESTHFLVRHLRAIGVGLVCALLCTQIPLRVWERAAPWMAMGAIVLLILVLIPGIGKVVNGARRWIPLGLMDFQPSEFAKIAIAMYGASYMVRKMDLRENFWKAVWPMLATVGLLGVLLLAEPDMGAFMVIAAIAIGVLFLGGVNGRMFSLVLLVLIGAFVLMISFSEFRRERIFAYLNPWDEKYAAGKAYQLTHSLIAFGRGEWFGQGVGGSLEKLHYLPEAHTDFLLAVIGEELGLVGVALVIFAFFWLTRRVVQIGRQAIALDRVFAGLYAQGVGIWMGGQAFINIGVNLGALPTKGLTLPLLSFGGSAVLMNLIALAVVLRVDLENRQLMRGGRA, from the coding sequence GTGAACTTCGCTGGCCTGTGGACCAAGCTGCGTGGCGCCGGTGGCGAGGGCCTGACCCTGCCGGTGCGCGATGGCGTGCCCATCCACAGCACCCAGGTGTCGCGTGCGCATGGCTTCGATCTGCTCTTGGTCTGGGTGGTGATCTGTCTCTTGTGCCTGGGTTTGGTGATGGTCTATTCGGCCAGCATCGCGCTGCCGGACAGCCCCAAGTTTGCGCGCTACGAGTCCACCCACTTCCTGGTGCGGCATCTGCGCGCCATTGGCGTGGGCTTGGTCTGCGCTCTGCTGTGCACCCAGATCCCTTTGCGCGTGTGGGAACGTGCCGCACCCTGGATGGCGATGGGCGCCATCGTGCTCTTGATCCTGGTGCTGATCCCCGGCATCGGCAAGGTGGTGAATGGCGCGCGGCGCTGGATTCCGCTGGGACTGATGGACTTCCAGCCCTCGGAGTTCGCCAAGATCGCGATTGCCATGTACGGCGCCAGCTACATGGTGCGCAAGATGGACCTGCGCGAGAACTTCTGGAAGGCCGTCTGGCCCATGCTGGCCACGGTGGGCCTGCTGGGTGTGCTCTTGCTGGCCGAGCCCGATATGGGTGCCTTCATGGTGATCGCCGCCATCGCCATTGGCGTGCTGTTCCTGGGCGGCGTGAACGGCCGCATGTTCAGCCTGGTGCTGCTGGTGTTGATCGGCGCCTTCGTGCTGATGATCAGCTTCAGCGAGTTCCGCCGCGAACGCATCTTTGCCTACCTGAACCCCTGGGACGAGAAGTACGCCGCCGGCAAGGCCTATCAGCTGACCCATAGCCTGATCGCCTTCGGCCGCGGTGAGTGGTTCGGTCAGGGTGTGGGCGGCTCGCTGGAAAAGCTGCACTACTTGCCCGAGGCGCATACCGACTTTCTGTTGGCCGTGATCGGCGAGGAACTCGGTCTGGTTGGCGTGGCCCTGGTGATCTTTGCCTTCTTCTGGCTGACACGCCGTGTGGTGCAGATCGGCCGCCAGGCCATCGCGCTGGACCGCGTGTTCGCCGGCCTCTATGCCCAGGGCGTGGGCATCTGGATGGGCGGTCAGGCCTTCATCAACATCGGGGTGAACCTGGGCGCCTTGCCGACCAAGGGGCTGACCTTGCCCTTGCTGTCGTTTGGCGGCTCGGCGGTACTGATGAACCTGATTGCCTTGGCGGTGGTGTTGAGAGTGGATCTGGAAAACCGCCAACTCATGCGCGGAGGCCGCGCATGA
- a CDS encoding Mur ligase family protein, with the protein MLNLLRDESVLVLGLGDSGLAMAAWAHWQGAARVQVWDSRDHAPQDAALRTFVPKAERLQGELQLTALDGVSRVLKSPGLAPLDVRIAPLLAAARERGVALQGELDLFAQALAALKSEWQYAPHVLAITGTNGKTTTTSLTGQLCAAAGLRVAVAGNIGPTLLDTLSQALRTQGHAKVAEQAQQLDLVMPEEQPDAPAEDDGVSMEQLDELLEQAELPIQPPPPRAPEYEHLPQVWVLELSSFQLDGVRDFEPSAAVVLNITQDHLDWHGDMQAYAAAKGRIYGSQALMVINRDDALVEGLVPTAPPPPVGARGKPLKVSVKWTPRSVCRFGLNAPQAPGDFGLIEEAGVAWLVRALPLDETPSLRKKRGAAQAEEELQIQRLMPADALRIRGRHNSANALAALALATEIGCPLAPMLHALRDYQGEPHRVEWVLTLDGVDFVDDSKGTNVGATVAAIAGLGADREGAKLCLVLGGDGKGQDFSPLREPILRHARSVALIGKDAEELAALLQGGSLSVGRFASLEEATRWSYAQAQGGDTVLLSPACASLDMFRNYAHRAEVFVAAAQELVAERGGLAL; encoded by the coding sequence ATGCTCAATCTGCTGCGCGACGAATCGGTGCTGGTGCTGGGTCTGGGCGACTCCGGCCTGGCCATGGCTGCCTGGGCCCATTGGCAGGGCGCGGCACGCGTCCAGGTCTGGGACTCGCGCGACCACGCACCGCAGGACGCCGCCCTGCGCACCTTTGTACCCAAGGCCGAGCGGCTGCAGGGTGAATTGCAGCTGACGGCCCTAGACGGCGTGAGCCGGGTGCTCAAGAGCCCTGGCCTGGCGCCGCTTGATGTGCGCATCGCGCCGCTGCTGGCGGCCGCGCGCGAACGCGGGGTGGCGCTGCAGGGTGAACTCGATCTGTTTGCCCAAGCCCTGGCTGCGCTGAAGAGCGAGTGGCAATACGCGCCCCATGTGCTGGCCATCACCGGCACCAATGGCAAGACCACCACCACCTCGCTGACGGGCCAGCTCTGCGCGGCCGCCGGCCTGCGCGTGGCGGTTGCTGGCAATATCGGCCCGACCCTGCTGGACACCCTGAGCCAGGCCCTGCGCACGCAAGGGCACGCCAAGGTCGCTGAGCAGGCACAGCAGCTGGATCTGGTCATGCCCGAAGAGCAGCCCGACGCCCCGGCCGAAGACGACGGGGTGTCGATGGAGCAGTTGGATGAGCTGTTGGAGCAGGCCGAGCTGCCCATCCAGCCCCCGCCGCCGCGCGCGCCGGAGTACGAGCACCTGCCCCAGGTCTGGGTGCTGGAGCTCTCCAGCTTCCAGCTCGACGGGGTGCGGGACTTCGAGCCCAGCGCAGCGGTGGTGCTCAACATCACGCAGGACCATCTGGACTGGCATGGCGACATGCAGGCCTATGCCGCGGCCAAGGGTCGCATCTATGGCAGCCAGGCGCTGATGGTCATCAACCGCGATGACGCCTTGGTGGAGGGCCTGGTGCCCACCGCCCCGCCGCCGCCGGTGGGCGCGCGCGGCAAGCCGCTGAAGGTGAGCGTGAAGTGGACGCCGCGCAGTGTCTGCCGCTTTGGCTTGAATGCCCCGCAGGCGCCCGGTGATTTCGGGCTGATCGAGGAAGCCGGCGTGGCCTGGTTGGTGCGCGCGCTGCCCTTGGATGAAACGCCCAGCCTGCGCAAGAAGCGCGGCGCGGCCCAGGCCGAGGAGGAGCTGCAGATCCAGCGCCTGATGCCGGCCGACGCCTTGCGCATCCGGGGGCGCCACAACAGCGCCAATGCGCTGGCCGCCTTGGCCCTGGCCACCGAGATTGGCTGTCCGCTCGCCCCCATGCTGCATGCGCTGCGCGATTACCAGGGCGAGCCGCACCGTGTGGAGTGGGTGCTGACTCTGGACGGCGTGGACTTTGTGGACGACAGCAAGGGCACCAATGTGGGCGCGACCGTCGCGGCCATTGCGGGCCTGGGCGCTGACAGGGAAGGCGCCAAGCTCTGCCTGGTTTTGGGTGGCGACGGCAAAGGCCAAGACTTCAGCCCCTTACGCGAACCCATCCTGCGCCATGCGCGCAGCGTCGCCCTCATCGGCAAGGATGCCGAGGAACTGGCGGCCCTGTTGCAGGGCGGTTCTCTGAGCGTTGGGCGCTTTGCCAGCCTGGAGGAGGCCACGCGTTGGTCCTACGCCCAGGCCCAGGGCGGTGACACCGTGCTGCTCAGCCCGGCCTGTGCCTCGCTGGACATGTTCCGCAACTACGCCCACCGTGCCGAGGTCTTTGTGGCCGCCGCGCAAGAGTTGGTGGCCGAGCGGGGAGGGCTGGCACTGTGA